One window of Nymphaea colorata isolate Beijing-Zhang1983 chromosome 11, ASM883128v2, whole genome shotgun sequence genomic DNA carries:
- the LOC126410537 gene encoding NEP1-interacting protein 2-like, with protein sequence MDALTAGGFMVSNAIKKIGLAILVCVLAFVGGLVGLVVGSLAGLTKGAGFEAGARTGAFCGALVSVQLLLGPTPVSGGPSSLVHIFLSISSGTFLDDWAGLTTYDQEEADMIEANFEAHWNIFCINTTTGMLPESIKKLPNFVVDNQGNMKSSIKGITCVICFQDLDQGDAARSLPQCGHLFHMICVDKWLLVHASCPVCRQNVRHK encoded by the exons ATGGATGCCCTTACTGCCGGTGGCTTCATGGTCTCGAATGCCATAAAGAAGATCGGTTTGGCTATACTCGTTTGCGTCCTTGCTTTTG TGGGCGGGTTGGTGGGACTCGTTGTTGGCAGCCTTGCGGGGCTGACCAAGGGAGCCGGATTCGAAGCTGGTGCACGAACCGGAGCCTTCTGCGGTGCCCTTGTCTCCGTTCAGCTGCTTCTTGGACCGACTCCAGTTTCCGGTGGACCTTCTTCTTTA GTGCACATATTTCTAAGCATAAGCAGCGGGACATTTTTGGACGATTGGGCCGGACTAACAACATACGATCAAGAAGAG GCTGACATGATCGAAGCAAACTTTGAAGCTCACTGGAACATCTTCTGTATAAATACGACTACAGGAATGCTGCCAGAATCCATTAAGAAGTTGCCGAACTTTGTTGTTGACAACCAAGGCAATATGAAGTCCAGCATTAAAGGGATAACTTGTGTTATTTGTTTTCAG GATCTCGACCAAGGTGATGCTGCTAGGAGTTTACCACAATGTGGCCATCTATTTCACATGATTTGTGTAGACAAATGGCTTTTAGTGCATGCCTCTTGTCCAGTATGTAGGCAGAATGTTCGGCATAAGTAG